One Spinacia oleracea cultivar Varoflay chromosome 4, BTI_SOV_V1, whole genome shotgun sequence DNA segment encodes these proteins:
- the LOC110783352 gene encoding G2/mitotic-specific cyclin S13-7-like: MDSRVGLPPHLPIKAPEEQKQKKEAGNRRPLQEIGNTVKFQNVPIIKSLGALSLVPDEGAAEKKKKAEEGMVREHEARAQKKVTYKPKPETVIIISSDEEEEVDDKRLLKKKRVLSGKRSSRKKKYSLTSVLTARSKAACGLTTRPRELVADIDAADADNELAVVEYVEEIYKFYRITENEYRLIDYMSLQHHINEKMRMILIDWLVEVHNKFELLPETLYLTIDLVDRYLCTKVVSRKELQLVGLSSMLLACKYEEIWAPEVNDFMSISDNAYTQEQILSMEKEILGKLEWNLTVATPYVFLVRFIKATIPSDKEMENMAFYLAENGLMQYQLVVSFPPSLIAAASVYAALHNLGRIRIWNETLQHYTGYSEEQLMECAKMLIKFQIAAKENKLKGVLRKFSSVDRSAVSLLPPVYI; encoded by the exons ATGGATTCCAGAGTTGGTCTTCCTCCTCATCTTCCTATTAAAGCTCCTG AAGAACAGAAGCAGAAGAAAGAAGCTGGAAATCGTAGACCTCTTCAAGAAAttgggaatacagttaaattcCAGAATGTTCCAATTATCAA GAGTCTAGGAGCATTATCACTTGTACCTGATGAAGGAGCAgcagaaaagaagaagaaggcaGAAGAAGGAATGGTAAGAGAACACGAGGCGCGAGCGCAGAAGAAGGTTACATACAAGCCAAAACCCGAAACAGTTATTATAATAAGCtctgatgaagaagaagaagttgatGATAAAAGGCTACTAAAAAAGAAAAGGGTTCTTAGTGGTAAAAGAAGTTCAAGGAAGAAGAAATACAGTCTTACTTCAGTACTGACAGCCAGAAGCAAG GCAGCTTGTGGACTTACAACTAGGCCTAGAGAGCTGGTGGCTGACATTGATGCTGCAGATGCTGATAATGAGTTAGCAGTAGTTGAATATGTGGAAGAAATATACAAGTTTTACAGGATCACAGAAAACGAGTACCGTTTGATTGATTATATGTCGTTGCAGCACCATATTAATGAAAAGATGAGGATGATTCTCATTGATTGGCTGGTTGAAGTTCATAACAAGTTTGAACTTCTGCCTGAAACTCTTTACCTGACTATAGACCTAGTGGATAGGTATCTTTGTACAAAGGTTGTTTCGAGGAAGGAACTTCAGTTGGTAGGCCTCAGTTCAATGCTGTTAGCCTGTAAATATGAAGAGATTTGGGCACCTGAG GTGAATGATTTCATGTCTATTTCTGATAATGCATATACCCAAGAACAAATCCTTTCCATGGAGAAAGAGATATTAGGGAAGTTAGAGTGGAATCTCACAGTTGCTACTCCTTATGTCTTCCTTGTTAGGTTCATCAAAGCTACCATTCCTTCCGATAAAGAG ATGGAAAACATGGCCTTTTACTTGGCAGAAAATGGTCTGATGCAGTATCAGTTAGTAGTCTCATTTCCCCCGTCTCTAATCGCTGCTGCTTCTGTTTATGCTGCTCTTCATAATTTGGGAAGAATTCGTATTTGGAATGAAACACTTCAGCACTATACAGGCTACTCAGAAGAACAACTCAT GGAATGTGCAAAGATGTTAATCAAATTTCAAATAGCCGCCAAAGAAAACAAACTAAAAGGAGTTCTTCGGAAGTTTTCGAGTGTTGACAGGAGTGCTGTTTCTCTGCTTCCACCTGTATACATCTGA